In the genome of Xanthomonas translucens pv. cerealis, one region contains:
- a CDS encoding pseudouridine synthase, protein MTTRLNKHIAETGYCSRREADRLIAARRVTVNGRPGGVGAVVGEGDEVQVDGQPLRARAKQKSGRRHVYIALNKPAGVTCTTESEVKGNIVDFVGHEQRIFPIGRLDKESEGLILMTSNGDIVNEILRAENRHQKEYLVAVNKPVSDEFLRGMARGVRVHNETTLPCRTARIAKFGFRIVLEQGLNRQIRLMAAAFDYRVTQLRRVRIDNVKLGALKPGQWRNLTEQELRGLLPQRQDW, encoded by the coding sequence ATGACCACCCGCCTCAACAAGCACATCGCCGAAACCGGCTATTGTTCGCGCCGCGAGGCCGACCGGCTGATCGCCGCGCGTCGCGTGACCGTCAACGGTCGGCCCGGCGGGGTCGGCGCGGTGGTGGGCGAGGGCGACGAGGTGCAGGTCGATGGCCAGCCGCTGCGCGCACGCGCCAAGCAGAAATCCGGCCGCCGCCATGTCTATATCGCGCTGAACAAGCCGGCCGGGGTGACCTGCACCACCGAGAGCGAGGTCAAGGGCAACATCGTCGATTTCGTCGGCCACGAGCAGCGCATCTTTCCGATCGGGCGCCTGGACAAGGAGTCGGAGGGCCTGATCCTGATGACCAGCAACGGCGACATCGTCAATGAGATCCTGCGCGCCGAGAACCGCCACCAGAAGGAATACCTGGTAGCGGTGAACAAGCCGGTCAGCGACGAATTCCTGCGCGGCATGGCGCGCGGGGTGCGCGTGCACAACGAGACCACGCTGCCGTGCCGCACCGCGCGCATCGCCAAGTTCGGTTTCCGTATCGTGCTCGAGCAGGGCCTGAACCGGCAGATCCGGCTGATGGCCGCTGCGTTTGACTACCGCGTCACCCAGCTGCGCCGCGTGCGCATCGACAACGTCAAGCTCGGCGCGTTGAAGCCGGGGCAGTGGCGCAACCTCACCGAGCAGGAGCTGCGCGGCCTGCTACCGCAACGTCAGGACTGGTGA
- a CDS encoding GGDEF domain-containing protein codes for MIKPRKPDNEAERLRALHALQILDTEPEAAYDDLVGIAASLCNTPSALISLVDEERQWLKSQRNVTLLSTSRDDSFCGHTILAPQDVLVVADAAADPRFAFNPLVTEVGVRFYAGAPLLNSEGLAVGALCVLDRRPRTLEPEQVVALQALSRQVMQLIELRRTSHALAQQLRERDRYEQQLAGYQASLESLNADLLEQLRTDPLTGLLNRRAFVTALMVNAQAAQFSPAPLSVALLDLDYFKHINDLHGHEKGDAVLLALAEMLRAQAPPGSLVARYGGEEFAILLPGLDARQAMHECETLRQETALLQLGVALTASVGVAALQPGESADQVLKRADLALYRAKRAGRDCVSLAE; via the coding sequence GTGATCAAGCCACGCAAGCCCGACAACGAAGCCGAACGTCTGCGCGCCTTGCATGCGCTGCAGATCCTGGACACCGAGCCGGAGGCCGCTTACGACGACCTGGTCGGCATCGCCGCCAGTCTGTGCAACACGCCGTCGGCGCTGATCTCGCTGGTCGACGAAGAGCGGCAGTGGTTGAAGTCGCAGCGCAACGTCACCCTGCTCAGCACCTCGCGCGACGACTCGTTCTGCGGCCATACCATCCTCGCGCCGCAGGACGTGCTGGTGGTTGCCGACGCGGCCGCGGATCCGCGGTTCGCGTTCAATCCGCTGGTCACCGAAGTCGGCGTGCGCTTCTATGCAGGTGCGCCGCTGTTGAACAGCGAGGGGTTGGCGGTGGGCGCGCTGTGCGTGCTCGACCGCCGCCCGCGCACGCTGGAGCCGGAGCAGGTGGTGGCGCTGCAGGCGCTGTCGCGGCAGGTGATGCAGTTGATCGAGCTGCGCCGCACCAGCCATGCGCTGGCGCAGCAGCTGCGCGAACGCGACCGCTACGAGCAGCAGCTGGCCGGGTACCAGGCATCGCTGGAGTCGCTCAACGCCGATCTGCTCGAGCAATTGCGCACCGATCCGTTGACCGGGCTGCTCAACCGCCGCGCCTTCGTCACCGCGCTGATGGTCAATGCGCAGGCGGCGCAGTTCAGCCCCGCGCCGCTCAGCGTTGCCTTGCTGGACCTGGACTATTTCAAGCACATCAACGACCTGCACGGGCACGAGAAAGGCGACGCGGTCCTGCTGGCGCTGGCCGAGATGCTGCGCGCGCAGGCGCCGCCGGGCAGCTTGGTCGCGCGTTACGGCGGCGAGGAATTCGCGATCCTGCTGCCGGGGCTGGACGCGCGCCAGGCCATGCACGAATGCGAGACGCTGCGCCAGGAAACCGCCCTGCTGCAGCTGGGCGTGGCGCTGACCGCCAGCGTCGGCGTGGCCGCCTTGCAGCCGGGCGAGAGCGCAGATCAGGTGCTCAAGCGCGCCGATCTGGCGCTGTACCGGGCCAAGCGCGCCGGCCGCGATTGCGTCTCGTTGGCGGAGTGA
- a CDS encoding DMT family transporter has translation MSLHPTSKAQLQIHFCVLLWGITAILGKLITLPALPLVWWRMLMVVAALALLPRVWRGLAALTPQLLLGYTVVGALVGLHWLTFYGAIKLANASVAATCIALAPVFTAVIEPWVAKRPFRPSELVFGLAVLPGVALVVGGVPDGMRAGVVVGAVSALFVAAFGSLNKRLVDHADPLTVTAVELGAGTMTLTVLAPLLPFVLPALSGPLLVLPSLHDTALLLALALLCTLLPFALALVALRRLSAYAVQLVTNLEPVYAIVFAILLLDEQKQLTALFYLGVTVILGAVFLHPLLTHVRRVRHPELLATCEAKNALE, from the coding sequence ATGTCCCTGCACCCCACCAGCAAAGCCCAGCTACAAATCCACTTCTGCGTGCTGCTGTGGGGCATCACCGCGATCCTGGGCAAGCTGATCACGCTGCCGGCGCTGCCGCTGGTGTGGTGGCGGATGCTGATGGTGGTGGCGGCGCTGGCGCTGCTGCCGCGGGTATGGCGCGGATTGGCCGCACTGACCCCGCAACTGCTGCTCGGCTACACCGTGGTCGGCGCCCTGGTCGGCCTGCACTGGCTGACCTTCTATGGCGCGATCAAGCTGGCCAACGCCTCGGTGGCAGCAACGTGCATCGCGCTGGCGCCGGTGTTCACCGCGGTGATCGAACCGTGGGTGGCCAAGCGCCCGTTCCGCCCCAGCGAACTGGTGTTCGGCCTGGCGGTGCTGCCGGGTGTGGCGCTGGTGGTCGGCGGGGTACCCGACGGGATGCGCGCCGGGGTCGTGGTGGGCGCGGTGTCGGCGCTGTTCGTCGCCGCGTTCGGTTCGCTCAACAAGCGCCTGGTCGATCACGCCGACCCACTGACCGTGACCGCGGTGGAACTGGGCGCCGGCACCATGACCCTGACCGTGCTGGCGCCGCTGCTGCCGTTCGTGCTGCCGGCGCTGAGCGGCCCGCTGCTGGTGCTGCCGAGCCTGCACGACACCGCGCTGTTGCTGGCCCTGGCGCTGCTGTGCACGCTGCTGCCGTTCGCCCTGGCGCTGGTCGCGCTGCGCCGGCTCAGCGCCTATGCGGTGCAACTGGTGACCAACCTGGAGCCGGTCTACGCGATCGTGTTCGCGATCCTTCTGCTGGACGAGCAGAAACAACTCACCGCGCTGTTCTACCTGGGCGTGACGGTGATCCTGGGCGCGGTGTTCCTGCATCCGCTGCTGACCCACGTCAGGCGGGTGCGGCACCCGGAACTGCTGGCGACCTGCGAAGCGAAGAACGCGCTGGAGTGA
- the kdgT gene encoding 2-keto-3-deoxygluconate transporter: MQIKQTLERVPGGMMLVPLFLGAACHSAWPQAGAFLGSFSQGLIGGVVPILAVWFLCMGASIQLRASGRILRQSGVLLLTKLGVAWLVAVLAARVLPPAGIAEGCWKGISVLALVAAMDMTNGGLFASLMQQYGKPGEAGAVVLMSLESGPLMTMVILGSAGVAVFEPRLFLGAVLPLLVGFALGNLDPQLRALFAAAVPALIPFFAFALGNTLDLHVIASAGVPGVLLGLLVVVVTGIPLLFADRLLGGGSGSAGIAASSTAGAAVATPALIAAMAPQFRAAAPAATALVATSVIVTSLLVPLLTALHARAHAKRSPPGN; encoded by the coding sequence ATGCAGATCAAGCAAACGCTCGAACGCGTTCCAGGCGGCATGATGTTGGTGCCGTTGTTCCTCGGCGCCGCCTGCCATAGCGCATGGCCGCAGGCCGGCGCCTTCCTCGGCTCGTTCAGCCAGGGCCTGATCGGTGGCGTGGTGCCGATCCTGGCGGTGTGGTTCCTGTGCATGGGCGCCTCGATCCAGCTGCGTGCCAGCGGCCGCATCCTGCGCCAGTCGGGCGTGCTGCTGCTGACCAAGCTCGGCGTGGCCTGGCTGGTGGCGGTGCTCGCGGCGCGGGTGCTGCCGCCGGCGGGGATCGCGGAAGGCTGCTGGAAAGGCATCTCGGTGCTGGCCCTGGTCGCGGCGATGGACATGACCAACGGCGGGCTGTTCGCCTCGCTCATGCAGCAGTACGGCAAGCCCGGCGAAGCCGGCGCGGTGGTGCTGATGTCGTTGGAATCGGGGCCGTTGATGACGATGGTCATCCTCGGCAGCGCCGGCGTCGCCGTGTTCGAACCGCGCCTGTTTCTCGGTGCGGTGCTGCCCCTGTTGGTGGGCTTCGCGCTCGGCAACCTGGATCCGCAGCTGCGCGCGCTGTTCGCTGCGGCGGTGCCGGCGCTGATCCCGTTCTTCGCCTTCGCCTTGGGCAATACGCTGGATCTGCACGTGATCGCCAGTGCCGGGGTGCCCGGCGTGCTGCTCGGTCTGCTGGTCGTGGTGGTCACCGGGATCCCGTTGCTGTTCGCCGATCGGCTGCTCGGCGGCGGTAGCGGCAGTGCCGGCATCGCCGCCTCCAGCACTGCCGGCGCCGCGGTGGCGACGCCGGCGCTGATCGCGGCGATGGCGCCGCAGTTCCGTGCGGCGGCCCCGGCCGCCACCGCGCTGGTGGCGACCTCGGTGATCGTGACCTCGCTGCTAGTGCCGCTACTGACCGCCCTGCACGCGCGTGCGCACGCCAAGCGCAGCCCGCCCGGCAACTGA
- the rraA gene encoding ribonuclease E activity regulator RraA yields MTWTTPDLCDAHPEVQVAEPLFRSYGGHAAFCGAIVTVSCFEDNARVRELAATPGAGRVIVVDGQGSLRRSLLGDQIAENAVRNGWAGLLLHGCVRDVEALAALPLGVQALAACPRKTERRGLGEVDVPLRFAGVAFLPGHWLYADRNGVLVAAQALLPA; encoded by the coding sequence ATGACCTGGACCACGCCCGATCTGTGCGACGCCCATCCCGAGGTGCAGGTCGCCGAACCGCTGTTCCGCAGTTACGGCGGCCACGCCGCGTTCTGCGGCGCGATCGTCACCGTCAGCTGCTTCGAGGACAACGCGCGGGTGCGCGAACTTGCGGCCACCCCCGGTGCCGGCCGCGTCATCGTCGTCGACGGGCAGGGCTCGCTGCGCCGCTCCCTGCTCGGCGACCAGATCGCCGAGAACGCGGTGCGCAACGGTTGGGCCGGGCTGTTGCTGCATGGCTGCGTGCGCGACGTGGAGGCCTTGGCGGCGTTGCCGCTGGGCGTGCAGGCGCTGGCCGCGTGCCCGCGCAAGACCGAAAGACGCGGCCTCGGCGAGGTCGATGTGCCGCTGCGGTTCGCCGGGGTGGCGTTCCTGCCCGGGCACTGGCTGTACGCTGATCGCAACGGGGTGCTGGTCGCCGCGCAGGCGTTGCTCCCGGCGTGA
- a CDS encoding serine hydrolase, with protein sequence MGCLLLAMTATAQAQAPAPVDAAVPPALQDLDARVERVRKQFDVPGIAIAIVKDGQVVLERGYGVRELGKPEPVDAQTLFAIASNTKAFTAAALSILADEGKLKLDDRVIEHLPWFQMADPYVTREMRVRDLLSHRSGLSLGAGDLLFWPATSYSNEEVVRRLAQVPLKGGFRDHYAYDNILYAVAQRLIEQVSGQSYAEFVRQRIFVPVGMSGARINSDYLQPGDHAAVGHAKFDFRELHPVPPLTWSNNAGAGGIYASVHDMAKWMQVQLDGGRLPSADGQERRLFSAQRQQEMWQMITPIAIAEPSVPQLLPARPNFAGYGEGWSLSDYRGHKLVWHTGGWPGMVSRLTLLPEQQLGVIVLTNQEVGAAFNALTLQVLDAYLGAPPTDWTAAYAAAVAKADATADEDWSKHQAARDASSKPSLPLAAYAGTYRDPWYGEVAIVQRGKQLELRFSKTAQLVGTLQHWQHDTFIVRWRDRSLNADAFVNFALTPDGKVREVRMEAISPLTDFSFDFQDLLLTPTTAAS encoded by the coding sequence ATGGGCTGCCTGTTGTTGGCGATGACCGCCACCGCGCAGGCGCAGGCGCCCGCTCCGGTGGACGCCGCAGTGCCGCCTGCGCTGCAGGATCTGGATGCGCGGGTGGAGCGGGTGCGCAAGCAGTTCGACGTGCCCGGCATCGCCATCGCCATCGTCAAGGACGGGCAGGTGGTGCTGGAGCGCGGCTACGGCGTGCGCGAACTGGGCAAGCCCGAGCCGGTGGACGCGCAGACCCTGTTCGCGATCGCCTCCAACACCAAGGCGTTCACCGCCGCGGCGCTGTCGATCCTGGCCGACGAGGGCAAGCTGAAACTCGACGACCGGGTGATCGAGCACCTGCCGTGGTTCCAGATGGCCGATCCCTACGTGACCCGCGAGATGCGCGTGCGCGACCTGCTCAGCCACCGCAGCGGACTGAGCCTGGGCGCCGGCGACCTGCTGTTCTGGCCGGCCACCAGCTACAGCAACGAGGAAGTGGTACGGCGCCTGGCGCAGGTGCCGCTGAAGGGCGGTTTCCGCGACCACTATGCCTACGACAATATTCTCTACGCGGTGGCGCAGCGGCTGATCGAGCAGGTCTCCGGGCAGTCCTACGCCGAGTTCGTGCGCCAGCGCATCTTCGTGCCGGTGGGCATGAGCGGTGCGCGCATCAACAGCGATTACCTGCAGCCGGGCGATCACGCGGCGGTGGGCCATGCCAAGTTCGACTTCCGCGAGCTGCACCCGGTGCCGCCGCTGACCTGGTCGAACAATGCAGGCGCCGGCGGCATCTACGCCAGCGTGCACGACATGGCCAAATGGATGCAGGTGCAGCTCGACGGCGGCCGCCTGCCATCGGCCGATGGCCAGGAGCGGCGTCTGTTCAGCGCGCAGCGGCAGCAGGAGATGTGGCAGATGATCACCCCGATCGCCATCGCCGAGCCGAGCGTGCCGCAACTGTTGCCGGCCAGGCCGAACTTCGCCGGCTATGGCGAGGGCTGGAGCCTGAGCGACTACCGCGGGCACAAGCTGGTCTGGCACACCGGCGGCTGGCCGGGCATGGTGTCGCGGCTGACCCTGCTGCCGGAACAGCAACTGGGCGTGATCGTGCTGACCAACCAGGAAGTGGGCGCGGCGTTCAACGCGCTGACCCTGCAGGTGCTCGACGCCTACCTGGGCGCGCCGCCGACCGACTGGACCGCCGCCTATGCCGCTGCGGTGGCCAAGGCCGACGCGACGGCCGACGAGGACTGGAGCAAGCACCAGGCTGCGCGCGATGCCAGCTCCAAACCGTCGCTGCCGCTGGCAGCTTACGCAGGCACGTATCGCGATCCGTGGTACGGCGAGGTGGCGATCGTGCAGCGCGGCAAGCAACTGGAACTGCGCTTCAGCAAGACCGCGCAGCTGGTCGGCACGTTGCAGCACTGGCAGCACGACACCTTCATCGTGCGCTGGCGCGACCGTTCGCTCAATGCCGATGCCTTCGTCAACTTCGCGCTGACCCCGGACGGCAAGGTGCGCGAGGTGCGCATGGAAGCGATCTCGCCGCTGACCGATTTCAGCTTCGATTTCCAGGACCTGCTGCTGACCCCGACGACTGCCGCATCGTGA
- a CDS encoding VOC family protein, which produces MPMLSHVHLGVNDFPAAFAFYAPLLQALGLQLKFRDDVRGWAGWTAPHAPRPLLLIGRAFDGQPAAPGNGQMLALQAPNRALVDRCHALALAQGGHCEGPPALRAHYHPDYYGAYFRDLDGNKLGVCCHRAE; this is translated from the coding sequence ATGCCGATGCTCTCGCACGTGCATCTCGGGGTGAACGACTTCCCGGCCGCGTTCGCGTTCTACGCGCCGTTGCTGCAGGCGCTGGGGCTGCAACTGAAGTTCCGCGATGACGTGCGCGGCTGGGCCGGCTGGACCGCGCCGCACGCGCCGCGGCCGCTGCTGCTGATCGGCCGTGCCTTCGACGGCCAGCCGGCGGCGCCGGGCAACGGCCAGATGCTCGCATTGCAGGCGCCGAACCGGGCGCTGGTGGATCGCTGCCACGCGCTGGCGCTGGCCCAGGGAGGGCACTGCGAAGGCCCGCCCGCGCTGCGCGCGCACTACCATCCGGACTATTACGGCGCGTATTTCCGCGACCTGGACGGCAATAAGCTAGGCGTGTGCTGCCACCGCGCGGAATGA
- a CDS encoding helix-turn-helix domain-containing protein — MFDWARQQLHTGIGAADLARAAAMSERNCYRRFKAAIGTTPAHWLQQGRVRAAKALLEEGRLDLQRVAAACGFATLEAFRAAFRRHVGVAPSVYRSGFGPFA; from the coding sequence GTGTTCGACTGGGCGCGGCAGCAGTTGCACACCGGCATCGGCGCTGCGGACCTGGCGCGGGCCGCGGCGATGAGCGAACGCAATTGCTACCGCCGTTTCAAGGCGGCGATCGGCACCACCCCGGCACACTGGCTGCAGCAGGGGCGCGTGCGTGCGGCGAAAGCCTTGCTCGAGGAAGGGCGGCTGGATCTGCAACGGGTCGCCGCGGCCTGCGGCTTCGCGACGCTGGAGGCGTTCCGGGCCGCGTTCCGGCGCCATGTGGGCGTGGCGCCATCGGTTTACCGCAGCGGCTTCGGGCCGTTCGCCTGA
- a CDS encoding ABC transporter ATP-binding protein → MFRWFESLIPVFPAIDPRTPPRGVWRFYAFYLRPVWPVFAATLVAGLLLALVEVAMFDFLARIVDLVAGAPGLDFFVRHRDELLWMAAITLIARPLLTGLHNLLVNQAIMPGLSNRTRWLMHNYVVRQSLGFFQNDFAGRIANRVMQTGTSLRESAVQMVDALWYILVYTGTALYVFAQDDVRLMAPLLVWLVVYAALMAYFVPRMQQRAWIAAEARSKAMGRIVDGYTNIATLKLFAHAKREEAYVRESIQELVVKHRGQTRMTTAMDLSIAVLNGLLIVGTCALALWLWSQGRISVGAITLATGLVIRIHNMSGWIMWVVNGIFEDIGAVQDGMESVAQPIQVQDCTDAQALQVSRGEVRFEHIHFHYGKRGGVIAGLDLQVRAGEKIGLVGPSGAGKSTLVNVLLRLYDLERGRILIDGQDIATVTQASLRGQIGLVTQDTSLLHRSIRDNLLYGRPDASEAQLQEAVRKARADGFIDALRDGEGRSGYDAHVGERGVKLSGGQRQRIAIARVLLKDAPILVLDEATSALDSEVEAAIQDGLDELMAGKTVIAIAHRLSTIARMDRLVVMDQGAIVETGTHAELVAHGGLYARLWARQTGGFVGAR, encoded by the coding sequence ATGTTCCGCTGGTTCGAGTCGCTGATTCCCGTGTTCCCCGCCATCGATCCGCGTACGCCGCCACGCGGGGTGTGGCGCTTCTATGCGTTCTACCTGCGCCCGGTGTGGCCGGTGTTCGCCGCCACGCTGGTGGCCGGACTGCTGCTGGCGCTGGTCGAGGTGGCGATGTTCGACTTCCTCGCCCGCATCGTCGATCTGGTCGCCGGGGCGCCGGGGCTGGATTTCTTCGTGCGCCACCGCGACGAACTGCTGTGGATGGCGGCCATCACCCTGATCGCGCGGCCGCTGCTGACCGGGCTGCACAACCTGCTGGTCAATCAGGCGATCATGCCCGGGCTGAGCAACCGCACGCGCTGGCTGATGCACAACTACGTGGTGCGGCAGAGCCTGGGCTTTTTCCAGAACGACTTCGCCGGGCGCATCGCCAACCGGGTCATGCAGACCGGCACCTCGCTGCGCGAATCGGCGGTGCAGATGGTCGATGCGCTGTGGTACATCCTGGTCTATACCGGCACCGCGCTGTACGTGTTCGCGCAGGACGACGTGCGCCTGATGGCGCCGTTGCTGGTCTGGCTGGTCGTCTACGCGGCGCTGATGGCGTACTTCGTGCCGCGCATGCAGCAGCGCGCGTGGATCGCCGCAGAGGCGCGCTCCAAGGCGATGGGCCGGATCGTCGACGGCTACACCAATATCGCCACGCTGAAGCTGTTCGCGCATGCCAAGCGCGAGGAGGCCTATGTGCGCGAGTCGATCCAGGAGCTGGTGGTCAAGCACCGCGGGCAGACCCGGATGACCACCGCCATGGACCTGTCGATCGCGGTGTTGAACGGCTTGCTGATCGTCGGCACCTGCGCGTTGGCGCTGTGGCTGTGGAGCCAGGGCCGGATCAGCGTCGGCGCGATCACCCTGGCCACCGGGCTGGTGATCCGCATCCACAACATGTCCGGCTGGATCATGTGGGTGGTCAACGGCATCTTCGAAGACATCGGTGCGGTGCAGGATGGCATGGAGAGCGTGGCCCAGCCGATCCAGGTGCAGGACTGCACCGATGCGCAGGCGCTGCAGGTCAGCCGCGGCGAGGTGCGTTTCGAGCACATCCATTTCCACTACGGCAAGCGCGGCGGGGTGATCGCCGGGCTCGACCTGCAGGTGCGCGCGGGCGAGAAGATCGGCCTGGTCGGGCCGTCCGGCGCCGGCAAATCGACCCTGGTCAACGTGTTGCTGCGGCTGTACGACCTGGAGCGCGGGCGCATCCTGATCGACGGCCAGGACATCGCCACGGTGACCCAGGCAAGCCTGCGCGGGCAGATCGGCCTGGTCACCCAGGACACCTCGCTGCTGCATCGCTCGATCCGCGACAACCTGCTGTACGGCCGTCCCGACGCCAGCGAGGCGCAGCTGCAGGAAGCGGTGCGCAAGGCGCGCGCCGACGGCTTCATCGACGCGTTGCGCGACGGCGAAGGCCGCAGCGGCTACGACGCGCATGTCGGCGAACGCGGGGTCAAGCTGTCCGGCGGCCAGCGCCAGCGCATCGCCATCGCCCGGGTACTGCTGAAAGACGCGCCGATCCTGGTGCTGGACGAGGCCACCTCGGCGCTGGATTCGGAAGTGGAGGCGGCGATCCAGGACGGCCTGGACGAACTGATGGCGGGCAAGACGGTGATCGCGATCGCGCACCGGCTCTCGACCATCGCACGCATGGACCGGCTGGTGGTCATGGACCAGGGCGCGATCGTCGAAACCGGCACCCACGCCGAACTGGTCGCGCACGGCGGCCTATACGCACGGCTGTGGGCGCGGCAGACCGGCGGATTCGTCGGAGCGCGCTAG
- a CDS encoding DUF885 domain-containing protein, with the protein MRKHLLAAALLAALAGCKKPADAPGVAPAATPGATADAADPAADAAFAALSKRAVDTWMQLSPVGATQTGDHRYDSELDDLSATGRHKSLDASKQVLADLDKLQVTKLSRENQVDAAILRNQLQSDIWNSEVSQSWAWDPQVYNGLAGGAIYGLMAREFAPLPERLKSATARMEKIPALFAQARANLDPARVPQINAQTVAKQNQGILSIVDTFIAPHAKELPDADAQRLQAAIDGLKKAVAEQQTWLDKTLVPNAKGDFRIGAEKYDQKLKFALNSSLSRAEIKQRAEAELKRVREEMYGIARTVLKDRPNAPALVDAPSDAQQQAAIEAALELAYAQHPARDKVVEDAKASLAASTEFVRAKDLLTLPDASVDIILMPEFQRGVAVAYCDSPGPLDKNLKTFYAVSPIPDDWSAQQAESFLREYNGRMIHLLSIHEGVPGHYVEGWHSAKFPSTLRGVLRSGTFAEGWAVYTERMMQEQGYLDNDPLFHLMQLKFYLRTLANALLDQGVHVDHWSKEQAMRLMVHDTFQQQSEAEGKWVRAQLSSAQLPTYFVGVQEHLDLRKAMQAKLGDSFDLKAYHDQVLSYGAPPVRFVRELMLDEPIQ; encoded by the coding sequence ATGCGCAAGCACCTGCTCGCAGCTGCCCTGCTCGCCGCCCTCGCCGGCTGCAAGAAGCCCGCCGACGCGCCGGGCGTGGCGCCCGCCGCCACGCCCGGCGCGACAGCCGATGCTGCCGACCCGGCCGCCGACGCCGCCTTCGCCGCGTTGTCAAAGCGTGCCGTTGACACCTGGATGCAGCTGTCCCCGGTCGGCGCCACCCAGACCGGCGATCACCGCTACGACAGCGAGCTGGACGACCTCAGCGCCACCGGCCGGCACAAGAGCCTGGACGCAAGCAAGCAGGTGTTGGCCGACCTGGACAAGCTCCAGGTGACCAAACTCTCGCGCGAGAACCAGGTGGATGCGGCGATCCTGCGCAACCAGCTGCAATCGGACATCTGGAACAGCGAGGTATCGCAGAGCTGGGCCTGGGATCCGCAGGTCTACAACGGCCTGGCCGGCGGCGCGATCTACGGACTGATGGCGCGCGAATTCGCGCCGCTGCCGGAGCGGCTGAAATCCGCCACCGCGCGCATGGAGAAGATCCCGGCGCTGTTCGCGCAGGCGCGCGCGAACCTGGACCCGGCGCGGGTCCCGCAGATCAACGCGCAGACCGTGGCCAAGCAGAACCAGGGCATCCTCAGCATCGTCGATACCTTCATCGCGCCGCACGCCAAGGAACTGCCGGATGCCGACGCGCAGCGCCTGCAGGCGGCGATCGACGGGCTGAAGAAGGCGGTGGCCGAACAGCAGACCTGGCTGGACAAGACCCTGGTGCCCAACGCCAAGGGCGATTTCCGCATCGGCGCGGAGAAATACGATCAGAAGCTGAAATTCGCGCTCAATTCCTCGCTGTCGCGCGCCGAGATCAAGCAGCGCGCCGAGGCCGAACTCAAGCGCGTGCGCGAGGAGATGTACGGCATCGCCCGCACCGTGCTGAAGGACCGCCCGAACGCGCCGGCGCTGGTCGATGCGCCGAGCGACGCGCAGCAGCAGGCCGCGATCGAGGCGGCGCTGGAACTGGCGTATGCGCAGCATCCGGCGCGCGACAAGGTGGTCGAGGACGCCAAGGCGTCGCTGGCGGCCTCCACCGAATTCGTCCGCGCCAAGGACCTGCTGACCCTGCCCGACGCATCGGTGGACATCATCCTGATGCCTGAGTTCCAGCGCGGCGTGGCGGTGGCGTACTGCGACTCGCCCGGCCCGCTGGACAAGAACCTGAAGACCTTCTACGCGGTGTCGCCGATTCCCGACGACTGGAGCGCGCAGCAGGCCGAGTCGTTCCTGCGCGAATACAACGGCCGCATGATCCACCTGCTGAGCATCCACGAAGGCGTGCCCGGCCACTACGTGGAAGGCTGGCACTCGGCCAAGTTTCCCTCGACCCTGCGCGGCGTGCTGCGTTCGGGCACGTTCGCCGAAGGCTGGGCGGTGTACACCGAGCGGATGATGCAGGAGCAGGGCTACCTGGACAACGATCCGCTGTTCCATCTGATGCAACTGAAGTTCTACCTGCGCACCCTGGCCAACGCGCTGCTGGACCAGGGCGTGCACGTGGACCACTGGAGCAAGGAACAGGCCATGCGGCTGATGGTGCACGACACCTTCCAGCAGCAGAGCGAAGCGGAGGGCAAGTGGGTGCGCGCGCAGCTGAGCTCGGCGCAGCTGCCGACCTACTTCGTCGGCGTGCAGGAACACCTGGACCTGCGCAAGGCGATGCAGGCCAAGCTCGGCGACAGCTTCGACCTGAAGGCCTACCACGACCAGGTGCTGTCCTACGGCGCGCCGCCGGTGCGCTTCGTGCGTGAGCTGATGCTGGACGAGCCGATCCAGTGA